A single window of Bremerella cremea DNA harbors:
- a CDS encoding ketoacyl-ACP synthase III, which yields MKYASIGPISTYLPERIETNQQLQAEFPSWDMDLIYPKTGIAARHIAAEDECASDLGVAAAERLFAEHNIDPQSIDFLLFCTQTPDYPLPTSACLMQQRLGLRLSCGALDFNLGCSGFIYGLSLAEGLIRAGVAKRVLFITAETYSKYIDHDDRSLRTIFGDGAAATLIEAVDEPTLDGFQFGTDGSGADTLMVTDGGARPAKDAHTPRHRKRWNSRLYMDGPALINFTVGAIPQLVKNIFSAAGIPNSDVELYLFHQATRKMLEQLQESLGVDSNRMPIALENVGNTVSATIPLLIHDLRKQGRLQKGAKHLLVGFGVGWSWGGCIWHDTYGSGA from the coding sequence CAGTTGCAAGCCGAGTTCCCCAGTTGGGACATGGACTTGATCTATCCGAAGACGGGGATCGCAGCCCGGCACATCGCGGCGGAAGATGAATGCGCCTCGGATTTGGGAGTCGCTGCGGCCGAGCGTCTATTTGCCGAACACAATATCGATCCACAATCGATCGACTTTCTCCTGTTTTGCACCCAGACGCCAGACTACCCCTTACCGACCTCGGCCTGCCTAATGCAACAGCGGCTTGGTTTGCGCCTTTCGTGTGGTGCATTGGATTTCAACCTTGGCTGCTCTGGGTTTATTTATGGTCTGTCGCTGGCCGAAGGGCTGATCAGGGCAGGGGTGGCCAAGCGAGTGCTGTTCATCACAGCCGAAACCTATTCAAAATACATCGACCACGACGACCGCAGCTTGCGGACGATCTTTGGCGACGGGGCTGCTGCCACGCTGATTGAAGCCGTTGACGAACCAACCCTGGATGGATTCCAGTTCGGAACCGATGGAAGTGGGGCTGATACGCTGATGGTTACCGACGGCGGCGCTCGTCCAGCGAAAGACGCCCATACACCACGGCATCGCAAACGTTGGAATAGTCGTTTGTACATGGACGGCCCAGCGCTGATTAACTTTACTGTCGGTGCGATACCCCAGTTGGTGAAGAACATTTTCTCAGCAGCCGGCATCCCAAATTCCGACGTCGAACTCTATCTATTCCACCAAGCCACCCGTAAAATGCTGGAGCAGTTGCAGGAAAGCCTGGGAGTCGATTCCAACCGCATGCCGATTGCCTTGGAAAACGTCGGCAATACGGTCTCAGCGACCATTCCGCTTCTCATTCATGATTTGCGAAAACAAGGTCGGCTGCAAAAGGGAGCCAAGCACCTGTTGGTTGGCTTTGGCGTGGGCTGGTCCTGGGGAGGCTGTATCTGGCACGACACGTACGGTAGCGGTGCCTAA
- a CDS encoding YqgE/AlgH family protein, with protein sequence MESLAGKFLIASPYLPDPNFLRTVVLMVQHDHEGALGLVLTRPINLTVQELWKNVSGEEISAAEAVLQGGPVEGPLMAIHQEEALAEIEIIPGVYFASQRENIEPLIREGKRPYRLFLGYSGWGAQQLEDEMEVGGWLTLPARKEPIFESNTDLLWKSVSGEVGSNIMRESLNLKSMPQDPNMN encoded by the coding sequence ATGGAATCACTCGCTGGCAAATTCTTAATCGCGTCTCCCTATCTCCCTGACCCCAACTTCTTGCGGACTGTGGTGCTGATGGTTCAGCACGATCATGAAGGGGCGTTAGGCTTGGTCCTGACCCGCCCCATCAATCTGACCGTGCAAGAGCTGTGGAAAAACGTCAGCGGCGAGGAAATCTCTGCCGCAGAAGCAGTCTTACAAGGTGGCCCCGTCGAAGGCCCCTTGATGGCGATTCATCAGGAAGAAGCATTAGCCGAGATCGAGATTATCCCTGGCGTCTATTTCGCCAGCCAACGCGAGAACATCGAGCCACTCATTCGTGAAGGCAAACGCCCTTACCGGTTGTTTCTCGGCTATTCGGGCTGGGGCGCTCAGCAGTTAGAAGACGAAATGGAAGTCGGCGGCTGGCTCACGCTGCCGGCCCGCAAAGAGCCGATCTTCGAATCAAACACCGACCTGCTCTGGAAAAGCGTCTCTGGCGAAGTCGGCTCGAACATCATGCGAGAATCGCTCAACCTAAAGAGCATGCCGCAAGATCCGAATATGAACTAA
- a CDS encoding M24 family metallopeptidase yields MLGINVEACRSRQQRLLKALEDQSLDAIVVTQNEHVQWLAGPRYEWKFSPAAVLFADGRLALVSPNEAPEAAAADDVRTYEAQWLSTLRNDQRAASSQALLGILREAGELKRLGVEYSSYPVHVSSQFSAELVDIEPELYRQRRKKDADEIAKIRMAISGTEKMYEKAREIICPGISELEVFNQLQAAAVMQYGEALTGTGNDYASGEMGGPARDRRTQDGELYILDLGPAFRGYFADNSRAIAVNGKPTDEQQEAWTYIMKVFAHLEAVVKPGKSCKELFLEVQEILKAAPIGEFPHHLGHGIGLYPHEAPHLNSCWDDTFAVGDVFTCEPGLYDERLRFGMRLENDYLVTETGVENLSPFKMELA; encoded by the coding sequence ATGCTGGGAATCAACGTCGAAGCGTGCCGTAGCCGTCAACAACGCCTGCTCAAAGCATTGGAAGACCAATCGCTAGATGCGATCGTGGTCACACAAAACGAACACGTCCAATGGCTAGCCGGTCCTCGTTACGAGTGGAAATTCTCACCAGCGGCAGTTCTCTTCGCGGATGGTCGCTTGGCGTTGGTCTCGCCGAACGAAGCCCCAGAAGCGGCAGCAGCGGATGACGTTCGCACCTACGAAGCCCAGTGGCTGTCTACTTTGCGTAACGATCAACGCGCCGCATCCAGCCAGGCCTTGCTGGGCATTCTGCGTGAAGCAGGCGAACTGAAGCGTTTAGGAGTTGAGTACTCCAGCTATCCGGTTCATGTTTCGAGCCAATTCTCGGCGGAATTGGTCGATATCGAACCGGAGCTTTACCGCCAGCGTCGGAAGAAAGATGCCGACGAAATCGCGAAGATTCGTATGGCGATTAGCGGTACCGAAAAGATGTACGAAAAGGCCCGCGAGATCATCTGCCCTGGCATCAGCGAACTGGAAGTCTTTAACCAACTGCAAGCGGCCGCAGTCATGCAATACGGCGAAGCCCTAACTGGTACTGGCAACGATTACGCCAGTGGCGAAATGGGGGGCCCGGCTCGTGATCGGAGGACGCAAGATGGCGAGTTGTATATCTTGGACCTTGGCCCTGCGTTTCGTGGCTACTTTGCCGATAACAGCCGCGCAATCGCCGTGAACGGTAAGCCAACCGACGAACAGCAAGAAGCATGGACCTACATCATGAAGGTCTTCGCACATCTTGAAGCAGTCGTGAAGCCGGGCAAGAGCTGCAAGGAACTGTTCCTCGAAGTGCAAGAGATCCTCAAAGCAGCCCCGATCGGCGAGTTCCCGCATCACCTGGGGCACGGTATCGGTCTCTACCCGCACGAAGCCCCGCACTTGAACTCGTGCTGGGACGACACATTCGCCGTCGGCGATGTCTTTACCTGTGAACCAGGCCTCTACGACGAACGCCTCCGTTTCGGTATGCGACTAGAAAACGACTATCTTGTTACTGAGACCGGGGTCGAAAACCTCTCACCCTTCAAGATGGAACTGGCCTAA